One stretch of Cottoperca gobio chromosome 18, fCotGob3.1, whole genome shotgun sequence DNA includes these proteins:
- the paip2b gene encoding polyadenylate-binding protein-interacting protein 2B isoform X1 yields MPEPAEMSGPEVAKTPGGGAPGKEGKEPVANGHAGEGSDANPFAEYMWMENEEEYNRQVEEELLEQEFLERCFQEMLEEEDQDWFIPSRDLNNQGVGQLQQQLNGLSVSDHHNNLEEVARKSILNPEAKEFVPGKKY; encoded by the exons ATGCCAG AGCCGGCTGAGATGAGCGGTCCAGAGGTGGCCAAGACACCGGGAGGTGGAGCTCCGGGCAAGGAGGGGAAGGAGCCGGTGGCCAATGGGCACGCAGGAGAGGGCAGCGACGCCAACCCATTCGCCGAGTACATGTGGATGGAGAATGAAGAAGAGTATAACAGACAG GTGGAAGAGGAGCTGTTGGAGCAGGAGTTCTTGGAGCGCTGCTTTCAGGAaatgttggaggaggaggaccagGATTGGTTCATCCCTTCACGTGACCTCAACAACCAGGGGGTggggcagctgcagcagcagctcaacGGCCTGTCTGTCAGCGATCACCACAACAACCTGGAGGAAGTGGCG AGGAAGAGCATCTTGAATCCCGAAGCGAAGGAGTTCGTCCCGGGGAAGAAATACTAG
- the paip2b gene encoding polyadenylate-binding protein-interacting protein 2B isoform X2 has protein sequence MSGPEVAKTPGGGAPGKEGKEPVANGHAGEGSDANPFAEYMWMENEEEYNRQVEEELLEQEFLERCFQEMLEEEDQDWFIPSRDLNNQGVGQLQQQLNGLSVSDHHNNLEEVARKSILNPEAKEFVPGKKY, from the exons ATGAGCGGTCCAGAGGTGGCCAAGACACCGGGAGGTGGAGCTCCGGGCAAGGAGGGGAAGGAGCCGGTGGCCAATGGGCACGCAGGAGAGGGCAGCGACGCCAACCCATTCGCCGAGTACATGTGGATGGAGAATGAAGAAGAGTATAACAGACAG GTGGAAGAGGAGCTGTTGGAGCAGGAGTTCTTGGAGCGCTGCTTTCAGGAaatgttggaggaggaggaccagGATTGGTTCATCCCTTCACGTGACCTCAACAACCAGGGGGTggggcagctgcagcagcagctcaacGGCCTGTCTGTCAGCGATCACCACAACAACCTGGAGGAAGTGGCG AGGAAGAGCATCTTGAATCCCGAAGCGAAGGAGTTCGTCCCGGGGAAGAAATACTAG